In one Electrophorus electricus isolate fEleEle1 chromosome 21, fEleEle1.pri, whole genome shotgun sequence genomic region, the following are encoded:
- the orc6 gene encoding origin recognition complex subunit 6 isoform X2 — MDKELFCKLASKMGISSVKVLSQAEEYMRLAQVKCTGLGNATATSKAIICLELAAASMKFPFDKEYAIKLSGLNKKIYQSSLKSLECMLGLQSRVGLGDLAVKYGCTDAIKMASQILQRYESSLPTAQQQDLDLSNPLFTTAALFMACKCMKIRVDKKLASSSGTKKAIFDRLCSQLLNFGQEICSENSSVKGLVKIAQKRQKTLTETLQEMEDGEK; from the exons ATGGACAAGGAGTTATTTTGTAAGCTTGCGTCCAAAATGGGTATAAGTTCTGTTAAAGTTTTAAG CCAGGCAGAGGAGTACATGCGGCTGGCACAAGTTAAATGTACCGGTCTCGGTAACGCAACGGCCACTAGCAAGGCAATTATTTGCCTCGAGTTGGCAGCAGCTTCAATGAAATTTCCATTCGACAAG GAGTACGCCATCAAACTCTCTGGGTTgaataagaaaatctatcaAAGCAGTCTGAAGTCGTTGGAATGCATGCTCGGCCTACAGTCGCGTGTGGGCCTCGGAGACCTGGCTGTGAAGTATGGATGCACGGACGCAATCAAAATGGCCTCGCAGATCCTTCAGCG GTATGAGTCCAGTCTACCTACCGCCCAGCAGCAGGACTTGGACCTGTCTAACCCTCTCTTTACCACTGCTGCCCTGTTTATGGCCTGCAA GTGCATGAAAATCAGAGTTGACAAGAAGCTGGCATCCTCTTCTGGAACAAAGAAGGCCATCTTTGACAGGCTGTGCTCTCAGCTTCTGAATTTTGGACAGGAGATTTGCA GTGAAAACTCTTCTGTGAAGGGACTTGTCAAAATAgcacagaaaagacagaagactCTCACTGAGACACTGCAAGAAATGGAGGATGGTGAAAAATGA
- the orc6 gene encoding origin recognition complex subunit 6 isoform X1, with the protein MDKELFCKLASKMGISSVKVLSQAEEYMRLAQVKCTGLGNATATSKAIICLELAAASMKFPFDKEYAIKLSGLNKKIYQSSLKSLECMLGLQSRVGLGDLAVKYGCTDAIKMASQILQRYESSLPTAQQQDLDLSNPLFTTAALFMACKCMKIRVDKKLASSSGTKKAIFDRLCSQLLNFGQEICSENSSVKGLVKIAQKRQKTLTETLQEMEDDDWLLKSPKQQKVQHLRGEESEDEKKQNYEEWKRKILENALQKKAATS; encoded by the exons ATGGACAAGGAGTTATTTTGTAAGCTTGCGTCCAAAATGGGTATAAGTTCTGTTAAAGTTTTAAG CCAGGCAGAGGAGTACATGCGGCTGGCACAAGTTAAATGTACCGGTCTCGGTAACGCAACGGCCACTAGCAAGGCAATTATTTGCCTCGAGTTGGCAGCAGCTTCAATGAAATTTCCATTCGACAAG GAGTACGCCATCAAACTCTCTGGGTTgaataagaaaatctatcaAAGCAGTCTGAAGTCGTTGGAATGCATGCTCGGCCTACAGTCGCGTGTGGGCCTCGGAGACCTGGCTGTGAAGTATGGATGCACGGACGCAATCAAAATGGCCTCGCAGATCCTTCAGCG GTATGAGTCCAGTCTACCTACCGCCCAGCAGCAGGACTTGGACCTGTCTAACCCTCTCTTTACCACTGCTGCCCTGTTTATGGCCTGCAA GTGCATGAAAATCAGAGTTGACAAGAAGCTGGCATCCTCTTCTGGAACAAAGAAGGCCATCTTTGACAGGCTGTGCTCTCAGCTTCTGAATTTTGGACAGGAGATTTGCA GTGAAAACTCTTCTGTGAAGGGACTTGTCAAAATAgcacagaaaagacagaagactCTCACTGAGACACTGCAAGAAATGGAGGATG ATGATTGGCTGCTGAAATCTCCTAAGCAACAGAAGGTGCAGCATCTAAGgggggaggagtctgaggatgaaaagaaacaaaattatGAAGAGTGGAAGCGAAAAATTCTAGAGAATGCCCTCCAAAAAAAAGCAGCCACTTCATAG